A region of the Vicinamibacteria bacterium genome:
AGTCGCTCGCTCATTCACCCGGGTCAGGTCTTGACGGTTCCGGTTCCGAGCGGCTCGCAGCAGTGGAGTGATGAGGCGTCGGCCTTCCAACGCGATAGCGTCGAGCTCGATGGCCGCGAAGTCTACGTGGTGCGTCGCGGAGACACGTTGGGGGCGATCGCTTCGTCGTTCCGGATGTCGCTGGCGGATCTCCGGCGCCTCAACGGGCTCGCCTCGGCGGAAACTCGCATTCATCCCGGACAACGTCTCGTCGTGTCCCCGACCGCTGCGCCGCCCAGCTCCCCGAGGCGCCCGTCGACCGCCGGGGGAGACGTCTATGTCGTACGTGAAGGAGACACGCTCGGTCAGATTGCGGAGGCGCATGACATCGGCCTATCGAAGCTCAGGAGCCTGAACGGACTCCACCACCGGTCGAGCCGTATCTATCCTGGTCAGAAGCTCGTGGTGCGAGAGTCGGCGGCCTCGGCGCAAGCCGAGGATGCGGCCCCCGCGGGCGGCGCCGTCACTTATCGCATCCGCCGGGGAGACACCCTGTCTACGATCGCGAGACGATTCGGGGTTTCGATCGAGGATCTCAGGCGGTGGAATCGCATCGAATCGGACCACATCGTGACCGGGCAGGCGATCACGATTCACGCATCGCCGCCGTAACCGCAGGCAGACCGCCTGGATTTCTATCGCCTACTGCATTCGAGAGCGAGCACCTCTTGCTCGACCCAAAAGGCCTACTCTTGAGTGTGTAACATGTCGTGATACTATACGTAATGGGAGATAACTTGGCTGACACTCGGCGCTTCAAACGCAAGAACCTAATGCTGGACGAGCCCAAGCTTCGCAGGCTCGTGAGAACGCTCGGCGCCAGAAGCGAGTCGGAGGCCATTCGAACCGTCATCGAGGACGCACTCTTCGCCGATGAGGTCATGACACACGTGCGAGACTTGCGCCGCCGCGGTAGCTTGCGCGATGCCTACGGGCGCGCTGGCGGAGCCTGAGCACTTGAAGGCGGGTCGGCGACCACTTCTTTTCGACACCTCGGTCCTCATCCCCATGATTCGAGGGGATGCTTACGAGCGGTTGTTCTTTCGTTCATTGCGAAGTGGGAGAGCGCGCATGAGCTCAGTCGTCATGCAGGAGCTTTATGCCGGCGCGCGGGCCGGGGCCGACAAGAAGAACCTGGACGGAATTAACCGCGCATTCGCGGGTCGCGGCTACCTGGTAACTCCGGACCACGACGATTGGATTTCCGCGGGAATCATTCTGGCTCGGTATCAACATCGCCATGGGAATGTGAAACCGAGACACCACGTCAATGATATTCTCATCCTGCTTGGGGCTGCCCGATGCGAAGCGGCGCTAGTGACGGAAAACGCCGCTGAAATGATGAGATGGCGGCGCATGACTCGAGGGGCCTACAAAGGGCTGAAGGTGTTTGGAGTCAGAAGGGCGGAGTGGCGCGACTCGTAACGCGCTGGTCGTCTGTTTTCGAGAAATCTCACAGTCACGACAGTCCCCATGCACTGGGACCGGCGAGAAGGAGCCACGCGAGAAGCGCCGCCGATTTCTGATCGGCTCCCCATGGCGGCCCGAGCGGCTTTCCCATGGCACGCACCGACGCCTCGAGCTCGGACGAGGCAGTTCCCAGAATCGCCACGGCGCGCGTCACGAGATCGGATCTGCGGATGCGTACGACTCGAAGATCGCTTCGCTGGCACGCCGCTTCGAGGGCCTCGCGGAAATGATCACCGTCGGCGGTATGGATGAGAGCATGAGAGGCGAGAATCGCCGCCAGATTCCCTCCCTTGCGACCCGAAGAATCGAGGATACCGGCCACCTCGATGGGTGAATGCTTCGCGCGCAGCTCGTCCGCGATCTTCGAAACGCCGCCGACGGCCATGCGCATCGCGCTCGCGCGGAGCTCGGCCAATCGCCCCTCCGCCTCGACGAGCGGGAGCGATTCGACCGCGTGATAGGGCTGCCGGGAATCGCGACGACTGGGATCGGTCATCTCGAGCCGCCCGCGATACACGACCGTGGGATGGCCGGAAGCTCCCCCCACCGCGACGACTGCCGCCCATCCCGAGTGGGGAGCGAAACCGAGCGCGGCAGTCATTTCCAGGCTCGCCTTACTACCGGGGCACGATCGGAAGCACGATCCGCGAAGGGCGCTCGCGGTCGTGGTGAACCAACTGGTGCGCCACGACCGTTCGTTTTCTTTCGGTGAACGGCTCGCCAGTATTGAGATTGCGATCGAAATGCGGAAAGAGGCTGCTCGTCACGTGGATGCGGATCCGATGACCCCTGGCGAAGAGGTTCGACGTGACCATCGAATCGAAACGGAGCTCGACGATCTCGCCGGGCTCGAGAAGTGAGGGCCTGTCCTCCCCCTCCCGATATCTGACGCGCTCGACCTCGACCGTGGGGCTCATGAGATTGTAGGCACGCCCGTCGGGGTGCACGTCGAGCAAGCGCACGACGAAATCCGTGTCCCTGGCGGAGGACGAGACGAACAGGATCGCTTCGATGGGCCCGGTGACCTCGATGTCCGTCGTCAGAGGCTCGGTCTCGTAGACGAGAACGTCGCCGCGGGACTCGAGCGGGCTCTGGTCGAACGGGCCCTGGACGCCGCCATGGGGATCGATGAGCGGGTCGGCGGGGTCGTAATCATAGGCTGTGCTCGCATCGTCCTCTTCGGGCGGCTCGAGCCGAAGGGCCCCGGACGTGTGCAGGTAATAAGGGGTCGCGCTCGCTCGCGAAAGAGGCCAATCGTCTTCCTCGCGCCACCGGTTCTCGCCCATCACGAAGATCCGCACGGGCTTTTCCGAGTCGAGCCCGTTCGCCTCGTTCTTGAGCCAGAAGTCGAACCAGCGCATCAAGAGAAGCTCGTAGTCGAGGCCCGCGTTGACGCCGAAATCGAGCTCGCCCTCACGAATTCGATTGAGCCGCGGAGTCCCGTGAGTCCAGGGGCCCACGACGAGCCAGCTCCCCTTCTCCTTCGTACCGGCGTAATTGTTCACCGCTCCCATCGGTCCGTAACCTTCGTCGTGCCAACCCGAGAGGTTCAGCGCGGGTACGCCGATGCTCTCGTACTTCGCCTCGACATCGGCGAAATCCCAGTACCCGTCGTCGTCGGGATGGGAAAGCCATTCGTAGTACGACGGCGCGACCCCCTGCAAAGCAGGCAGCTCCGCGAGGGGAAGAAAGCGCAACCACTCTTCCTCGTTCCTCTCCCAGAGAGCATCGGCTTCCTCCCACGTCTTCGGACCCGAGAGCCCGTTGCGGCGACGCACGTCGGGAGCGATGTTCCGATAGAACCAGCCGATCCAGGAGAGGTCGAAGGTGCCCCCGAAGTAGAAGAACCGACGCCCGGTGGAAAAGCACATCGAGGGCGCGATGGCGACGAGGTGCGGCGGAGACTCCATGGCCGCGAGCCACTGGACCGCTCCGGGATACGAGAGTCCCGCCATTCCCACGCGTCCGTCGACGTATGGAAGCCGAGCCACCCACTCGACGGTGTCGTAGCCGTCCCTTCCTTCCTGGCGATAGGGATCGAACTGCCCTCCCGAGGCGTAGCGTCCCCGAACGTCCTGAGTCACGACGACGTAGCCCGCTCGTGCCGCCCGAAAGGCGAACCCGTCGTCGCGCCACTCGTCCGACTTTCCGTAGGGAGTGCGAATCAGAATGGCGGGATAGCGTCCCGGTGCCTCGGGCCGGAGAACGTCGGCCATCAGCACGACGCCATCGCGCATCGTCGCCGCAACGTCGGTCTCGAGAACGAGCCCACCGACCGCGAGCAGGAGTGTCGGTATCATGGTGTCCTCACCAAGTTCTTCATGGCTTCAGCGCAGCTAGAGCCTATGGTGAGAACCCCGGCACCGTCAAAGTGCCTGGTTTCCGCTGAAGCAGAACACCAGTTCTATTTTTCGGCGCCACCGCGACGGCGAAATCGATGTCTCGGGTGAATTCCGCCGCCCCCGTAGAGGATGCACGCCT
Encoded here:
- a CDS encoding PIN domain-containing protein, producing MPTGALAEPEHLKAGRRPLLFDTSVLIPMIRGDAYERLFFRSLRSGRARMSSVVMQELYAGARAGADKKNLDGINRAFAGRGYLVTPDHDDWISAGIILARYQHRHGNVKPRHHVNDILILLGAARCEAALVTENAAEMMRWRRMTRGAYKGLKVFGVRRAEWRDS
- a CDS encoding CocE/NonD family hydrolase; its protein translation is MIPTLLLAVGGLVLETDVAATMRDGVVLMADVLRPEAPGRYPAILIRTPYGKSDEWRDDGFAFRAARAGYVVVTQDVRGRYASGGQFDPYRQEGRDGYDTVEWVARLPYVDGRVGMAGLSYPGAVQWLAAMESPPHLVAIAPSMCFSTGRRFFYFGGTFDLSWIGWFYRNIAPDVRRRNGLSGPKTWEEADALWERNEEEWLRFLPLAELPALQGVAPSYYEWLSHPDDDGYWDFADVEAKYESIGVPALNLSGWHDEGYGPMGAVNNYAGTKEKGSWLVVGPWTHGTPRLNRIREGELDFGVNAGLDYELLLMRWFDFWLKNEANGLDSEKPVRIFVMGENRWREEDDWPLSRASATPYYLHTSGALRLEPPEEDDASTAYDYDPADPLIDPHGGVQGPFDQSPLESRGDVLVYETEPLTTDIEVTGPIEAILFVSSSARDTDFVVRLLDVHPDGRAYNLMSPTVEVERVRYREGEDRPSLLEPGEIVELRFDSMVTSNLFARGHRIRIHVTSSLFPHFDRNLNTGEPFTERKRTVVAHQLVHHDRERPSRIVLPIVPR